The sequence below is a genomic window from Leishmania major strain Friedlin complete genome, chromosome 30.
TCGTCGTTGCAGTTCGGCGTAGATGAACGACCTCAAGCTTATCCGATCATGGAACGCTTCGATGTGGCATCGGGCAACAGTGAGACAATGTTGAATAaggcggcgccacagccCCTAGATGTGCGCGAGGTACCGGTGAGACGTGCAAGCCCGCTTGACGAGATTTTGGAGTTCTAGGTGCTCCCCTCACTCATGCGTGCGATCGTTGACGGAGTGAAGAATATTCATCTTGACCATGAGTTCCTTTGGTGCTTGGCTGTTGGCGTCTGCCCTCTGTATTCTCTCTGCCGCAAGCAAGGCGAGGGGAGGTGCGAGCGTTGATTCTGTGTACGCGTCGTCGGTGCGGCACGCGAAGGGGGAAGAAAACATCGCTGATGATTGCGGGTGAGGTGGCTTCTCTCTGTGGTTGTTTTGCCGTGGCTGGCTGGCCGGGTCGTGCGCCGCATGGCACCCGTGTTTCACTGTAATTCTGCAGGGCACCACTATAGGTATGGCATGCAACAACAGCTGTTCCTCCCCCAACGTATTAATGCGTGTCTGCGCCTGCGTTGGTCGTACTGTGAGCCGTGGTGTCCAACACTGCACCGTGGCGGTGttcttcctccctcaccgTCCACCGCAGCAGGGGAGGGCAACCGCTACTCTGTGATGtttcctctttctctctcttcatcCGCCGTGTGTGCCTCCCTTTCACGTcgcccctccgccctctgTCTGTCGCTTTCGCCACCGGCACGCGTTCGCCCCCATTTGGCAGTTCATGTGGTATGCACGCGGTTTTGTCTCCGGCTCCATTCATCGGGCTTTCCGCCGCTGCATCAGTCACTAGACACATTCCACGCGACTCGCACAGAAAGTCTCTCTGCACTtcgccctctcccgcctGATCGGCGACCTCCTCTCGTACCTCGTCATGCCGGTCCCATCGTATTGGCGGATGGCGTGCCGTTCGTATCAGTTCACCATATGCGCGACAAGCTACCTGCTGCGTTGGCGAGCGCCAGCAGTCACCCAAGGCTCCGGTGCCCTGGTGAAGTTGCCGCATCTGGTACGTGGGGCAAGGCTACAGCGGGGGCTTCTGGTCACAGATGCAATGATCATGAAGCTTGGCCTCGTCGACGACTTCATCGACGAGATGAAGAAGCAGGGCACCGAGCTGGCCATCTACAAGGACGTTCTGCCCAACCCCACCATCGACATGGTGGAGGAGGCCAGTGTACTGTACAGGAAGAATAGGTGTGACtacctcgtcgccgtcggtggcGGGAGTGTCATGGACTGCGCGAAGCTGATCGGCGTGCGCCAGGCGCGCCCCCGCACTCCGCTTCCGTACATGCGGGGCCTCCTCCGTGTTCTGTGGCCACTTCCGCCGCTCATCGCCGTTCCTACAACGGCGGGAACGGGGAGTGAGTGCACGATTGCCGCTGTCGTGAGCGACCCCGCGAAGAAAGACAAGCTCGTCGTCATGGACCCCTTCCTGACCCCCTCCCACTGCGTGCTCGACCCGGCCCTGACACTGACACTGCCCAAGTTTGTgacggccaccgccggcatGGACGCCTTGACGCATGTTGTGGAAGCGTACACAAACGTCTTCCACTACCGCACCGTAGacaaggcggcgctgcgcgcaatggagctgctcgccaaATACCTTCCGTGCGCGTACAAGGACGGGAGCAACCTGGAGGCGCGCGAGAAGATGCTGCACGCGTCGTACCTCGCCGGTCTCTCCTTCACACGTGCGGGTGTCGGCAAcgtgcacgcggcggcgcacgcggtTGGTGGGTTGTACAATGCGCCGCACGGCTACGTGAACGCCGTGATTCTGCCGCACGTGCTGGACATgtacggcagcgcggcgcatAAGTCGCTCGCTCGGCTTGCTGAGGCGGCAAACATTGTCGGTGCCAACGACGCCGAGAAGGCGGTGAACTTCATTTCGTGGGTTCGCGAGATGAATGCGCAGATGCAGATACCAACGACGCTCGGCGCCGGTGACTCGCGGTGGGCCCCTCAGGAGGAGGACATTCCCTTCCTCGTCAAGCACGCCGTCACCGAGGCGAATCCATTCTACGCCGTGCCGGTGATAtttggagaggaggaaaTGACCGAGCTCTTCCGCCGCGTCATGTGAGAGATTGTGCAGTGTGCGGATGTGCACAGAACGGGTAGGCGTGCGCAAGCAGTTGGTTTGGCGCTCGAGACGCGCTCACGCATCCCTCCACAGAAGGCGCGTCCTTTTTCCCTTGCCACGTTAGGTGAGCCTGCTGAGTTGTTCGTGTAGAAAGGTATGCAGGCGGTGCCTCGGCAGTTTTGCTCCTATATCGAAGATGCTTGCTCAACGAAGAAAAGATATATATTATTATGCGTATGCCGAACCCTTCTGTTTTCCCGCGTTCCCTCTTCGGGCGTCTGCGCGTGGTGCGCTGCATTCCCGTCAacgggcggcggccggcgggCACACCGGCTTGGTCTTTCCCCTCCTCGCAACCGCTGTGGCGCGTGGTCGGgcttgggggaggggggagggggggcgaCAAAGCTGCCTTGCGCGCGCCCTTTTTTgcccaccccaccgccgcacaGTCCCTCACCCGGGGGCCAGCCCCCTCCTGGCGCCAGAA
It includes:
- a CDS encoding putative alcohol dehydrogenase: MACRSYQFTICATSYLLRWRAPAVTQGSGALVKLPHLVRGARLQRGLLVTDAMIMKLGLVDDFIDEMKKQGTELAIYKDVLPNPTIDMVEEASVLYRKNRCDYLVAVGGGSVMDCAKLIGVRQARPRTPLPYMRGLLRVLWPLPPLIAVPTTAGTGSECTIAAVVSDPAKKDKLVVMDPFLTPSHCVLDPALTLTLPKFVTATAGMDALTHVVEAYTNVFHYRTVDKAALRAMELLAKYLPCAYKDGSNLEAREKMLHASYLAGLSFTRAGVGNVHAAAHAVGGLYNAPHGYVNAVILPHVLDMYGSAAHKSLARLAEAANIVGANDAEKAVNFISWVREMNAQMQIPTTLGAGDSRWAPQEEDIPFLVKHAVTEANPFYAVPVIFGEEEMTELFRRVM